One genomic segment of Mycolicibacterium gilvum includes these proteins:
- a CDS encoding DUF2293 domain-containing protein, with translation MSGLDSRVEQIADDALADQQFVTPLDVMLGLGWAAKAKVDLWLAGFVTSLDRCLRVTPTATHDAIDTLSAWAHESGLQPWETDYAGLAFSDDPAYERAFRIRWAPSDTPAPKTPSPRPTVRIEYLKVDCDNCGGIHKPIVSTNGGGFCLDCAGLGHLVYLPAGDAALTRRTTKTARLTIAVGRVHTRRSLEGVLAEQRDIEYAAQQCLADDHRNAHTDDLGRNTADGIRAEFPGCPPARAGGIARFLAVYGGYSPNACKHPDTICEWAAASVRHIDTGYDNLILSGVGPLDARRRVQPRVDDILGTWRSGIIDLDAPDPVR, from the coding sequence ATGTCAGGACTCGACTCTCGCGTTGAGCAGATCGCGGATGACGCCTTGGCCGATCAGCAGTTCGTGACGCCCCTCGATGTCATGCTCGGCCTGGGCTGGGCCGCAAAGGCGAAGGTCGATCTGTGGCTGGCGGGGTTCGTGACGTCACTCGACCGCTGTCTTCGCGTCACCCCGACCGCGACGCACGACGCGATCGACACATTGAGTGCCTGGGCACACGAGAGCGGCCTGCAACCGTGGGAAACCGATTACGCCGGGCTCGCTTTCAGCGATGATCCGGCATATGAGCGTGCCTTCCGCATCCGCTGGGCGCCCAGTGACACTCCAGCGCCCAAGACCCCGTCCCCGCGGCCGACCGTGCGCATCGAGTACCTCAAAGTGGACTGCGACAACTGCGGCGGCATCCACAAACCGATCGTCAGCACCAACGGCGGCGGCTTCTGCCTCGATTGTGCCGGCCTCGGCCATCTGGTGTACCTGCCGGCCGGCGATGCCGCGCTGACCCGTCGAACGACCAAGACCGCCCGCCTGACCATCGCCGTCGGTCGCGTCCACACGCGACGGTCACTAGAGGGCGTACTGGCCGAGCAGCGCGACATCGAGTATGCAGCGCAGCAGTGCCTCGCCGACGACCACCGAAATGCGCACACCGACGATCTGGGACGTAACACCGCCGACGGTATACGCGCCGAATTCCCCGGCTGCCCACCCGCGCGGGCGGGCGGAATCGCCCGCTTTCTTGCGGTGTACGGGGGCTATTCCCCCAACGCCTGCAAGCACCCCGACACCATCTGCGAATGGGCCGCAGCATCCGTCCGTCACATCGACACTGGCTACGACAATCTCATCCTGTCTGGAGTCGGACCCCTTGACGCGCGCCGTCGAGTGCAGCCCCGCGTCGACGACATTCTGGGTACCTGGCGCAGCGGCATCATCGACCTGGACGCCCCCGATCCGGTGAGATAG
- a CDS encoding DEAD/DEAH box helicase, protein MTNRLDPLETSRQIEDSYKRYLKTLLSPRDGRLAEAFDAEVDATRLLTKGPLLELTPPYETGATPRQLMDEGVLHKDFAQLGFPVEQPLYVHQETAIRKFLAGRNLVVSTGTGSGKTESFLIPILNSLLEERANGTLGPGVRALLLYPMNALANDQLKRLRSVLKVFPDITFGRYTGETLEKPRDAENDYLQNNPGDRRLANELLSREEMRVIPPNLLLTNYAMLEYLLIRPADIDLFDGAHGGTWKFIVMDEAHVYDGAQGSEVALLLRRLKQRVAPNSSVQCIATSASLTGSVRNDPNGEAMQFASNLFDVPFEYVDGDSSRQDLVKPTRKAHVDSATWRLTGEQILRHASDASRDHELSQLGGAATPAAALHSESAIVGLRRGLSGGPRDVRELQEHLFPDDPQSPEKLDALVLLGSRIHDETGHPVLSARYHLFVRATEGAFASFTEQGPRIFLGRHEVDPETGRAVFEFGTCSRCGAVHLSGEIDSRGREEFFVPTKKADGAVNWLVLADAGVDALVDEDEITLDEVNATVDPTSRTLCTGCGLLGAAGMTRCDNAQCTGGPVLAVREHPRAKKIMTRCTECGAQSRQGIRRLRTDTNAAPAVVTTALYQQLPEAADETADQVGAGRKLLMFSDSRQAAAFAAPYLNRTYARLLERRYMAEALRDAGGESLNTGDLALLTREKAQAAGHFPRTMGAIEEKQEVNQWVMGELITLETRQSLEGLGLLSVELKRDSRVQLRGLTSLGLHEDEAWALLNILVKTARMQGALSPLERVDIKDERFAPRNATVRMRSTGSDAKKQVISWNPSGRPGTSNSRIVFLTKVLAALNSEVPAAKILEGCWKLLESGGYLSAESDRVLGSVSQLDHTMLTLADGRSHEWFMCDTCRTLTAHSVRHVCPNSRCVGTLQPFALPNLADDTNHYRVVYQTMTSAPLSSQEHTAQWNSKEAAMIQRQFIDGRVNVLSCSTTFELGVDVGDLQSVVMRNMPPKTANYVQRAGRAGRRAASAALVVTYANRRPHDLAKFQDPVSMIAGQMRIPWVPVDNARIARRHAHSIALAAYFRHRAERDDATWKHAGPFFTSSTAGEDSPAARVRHFLDPVPDQVHEALRAALPLEVQAEIGVHDGSWVHVLVELLASVEDEVKADVKFYNEQIDEAGRERKFRLAEKLKDTLNTIEKRELLGFLANKNVLPKYGFPVDTVELRTLHATDSIGRRLELGRDLALAIYEYAPGNQVVAGGKVWTSAGLRKVPGHRLVPLEYRICEVCKRFESGHTLDDSASCPTCNSAFKPTRRLVKPEFGFVAERENRDVGTTPPESRWHGSSYVEDAGEEVASYTWAGAGGMKVTARAGIRARLAVLSDGGGGGFIVCDWCGWAAMPQRGSKRQKHQRPEDGRDCGGPLEILSLGHQYQSDVAEFTFEGVHFHNDDEPVWLSALYALIEGASEALEISRDDIGGTLAWSADLRRSIVLYDTVPGGAGAAKVIAANIGPVLKNAVERLNNCDCGLETSCYGCLRTYRNAKEHEQLSRGAALQLLGEVV, encoded by the coding sequence ATGACGAACCGGCTCGATCCGCTTGAGACGTCCCGTCAGATTGAAGACAGCTACAAGCGTTACTTAAAGACGCTGCTGTCACCGCGGGATGGGCGCCTTGCCGAGGCGTTCGACGCGGAGGTCGATGCCACGCGCCTGCTCACCAAGGGACCGCTTCTGGAGTTGACGCCGCCCTACGAAACGGGTGCGACACCGCGGCAGCTGATGGATGAGGGCGTTCTCCACAAGGACTTCGCGCAGCTCGGCTTTCCGGTGGAGCAACCGCTCTACGTTCACCAGGAGACTGCGATCCGGAAGTTTCTCGCCGGCCGCAACTTGGTGGTGAGCACAGGTACGGGTTCGGGTAAGACTGAGAGCTTCTTGATCCCGATCCTGAACTCGCTCTTAGAGGAGCGTGCCAACGGAACTCTCGGCCCCGGTGTGCGCGCGCTCCTGCTCTATCCGATGAATGCGCTCGCCAACGATCAGCTCAAGCGACTGCGCTCAGTGCTCAAAGTATTCCCCGACATCACGTTCGGCCGCTACACCGGCGAGACACTTGAGAAACCCAGGGACGCAGAGAATGATTATCTGCAGAACAATCCGGGAGATCGACGCCTCGCGAACGAACTGCTCAGTCGCGAAGAGATGCGGGTCATTCCGCCAAATTTGCTGCTTACCAACTACGCGATGCTCGAGTATTTGTTGATCCGACCGGCCGATATCGACCTGTTCGACGGCGCCCACGGCGGGACCTGGAAATTCATCGTCATGGACGAGGCGCACGTCTACGACGGTGCGCAGGGCTCGGAAGTCGCCTTGCTCCTGCGACGCCTTAAACAACGGGTCGCGCCGAACTCGAGCGTCCAATGCATTGCGACATCAGCATCCCTGACCGGGAGTGTCCGAAACGATCCCAACGGCGAAGCAATGCAGTTCGCCAGCAACCTCTTTGACGTTCCGTTCGAGTACGTCGATGGCGACAGCTCGCGTCAAGACCTCGTGAAGCCGACCCGTAAGGCTCATGTCGACAGTGCAACGTGGCGTCTCACCGGGGAACAGATCCTGCGCCACGCCTCGGATGCCTCGCGGGACCACGAATTATCCCAACTTGGTGGTGCCGCGACGCCAGCCGCCGCACTGCATTCCGAATCCGCGATTGTCGGCCTCAGACGAGGGTTGAGCGGCGGTCCGCGCGATGTTCGCGAGCTCCAGGAGCATCTGTTCCCCGATGACCCGCAGTCGCCCGAGAAGCTCGACGCGCTGGTGTTGCTCGGTAGTCGCATCCACGACGAGACCGGACACCCTGTGCTCTCGGCCCGATACCACCTCTTCGTGCGTGCGACCGAGGGAGCTTTCGCCAGCTTCACCGAGCAAGGTCCCCGCATCTTCCTTGGCCGGCACGAAGTCGATCCCGAGACAGGCCGCGCTGTCTTCGAGTTTGGTACGTGTAGTCGCTGTGGCGCCGTCCATCTTTCGGGGGAGATCGATTCGCGGGGGCGGGAGGAGTTCTTCGTTCCGACGAAGAAAGCGGACGGGGCGGTCAACTGGCTCGTACTTGCCGATGCGGGCGTTGACGCACTTGTCGACGAGGACGAGATCACACTGGACGAGGTGAACGCGACGGTCGATCCGACGAGCCGCACCCTCTGCACGGGATGCGGATTGCTCGGCGCGGCTGGGATGACTCGATGTGACAACGCGCAATGCACCGGCGGTCCGGTATTGGCCGTGCGTGAACATCCGCGGGCCAAGAAGATCATGACGCGATGCACGGAATGCGGGGCGCAATCGCGGCAAGGCATTCGTCGGTTGCGGACTGACACGAACGCGGCACCCGCCGTGGTGACGACAGCGCTCTACCAGCAGCTGCCGGAGGCGGCGGATGAGACCGCCGACCAGGTGGGCGCTGGCCGAAAGCTGTTGATGTTTTCTGACTCCCGCCAGGCTGCGGCATTCGCGGCACCGTACTTGAACAGAACGTATGCGCGGTTACTCGAACGTCGATATATGGCCGAAGCCCTGCGAGACGCTGGTGGAGAGTCTTTGAACACTGGCGACCTCGCTCTCCTCACTCGGGAGAAGGCGCAGGCCGCCGGGCATTTCCCTCGAACCATGGGCGCCATTGAGGAGAAGCAGGAAGTCAATCAATGGGTGATGGGCGAGTTGATCACTCTCGAGACGCGACAGTCGCTTGAGGGACTCGGCTTGCTGTCGGTTGAACTCAAACGCGACTCACGCGTGCAGTTGCGGGGATTGACTTCGCTTGGGTTGCATGAGGATGAGGCGTGGGCTCTGCTGAACATCCTTGTAAAGACCGCGAGGATGCAAGGAGCGCTCAGCCCGCTCGAGCGGGTCGACATCAAAGACGAGCGCTTCGCCCCGCGCAACGCCACAGTGCGCATGCGGTCGACGGGTTCGGATGCTAAGAAGCAAGTGATCAGCTGGAACCCCAGCGGGCGACCCGGAACGTCGAACAGTCGAATCGTGTTCTTAACCAAGGTCCTTGCTGCTCTGAACAGCGAAGTTCCGGCGGCCAAGATTCTCGAAGGGTGCTGGAAGCTCCTCGAATCCGGCGGATATTTGTCGGCGGAGTCAGATCGCGTACTCGGATCGGTGTCCCAGCTGGACCACACCATGCTGACGTTGGCGGACGGCCGCTCACACGAGTGGTTCATGTGTGACACCTGTAGGACGCTGACGGCTCACTCGGTACGACACGTCTGTCCGAACAGTCGGTGCGTGGGCACCCTGCAACCATTCGCGCTGCCCAATCTCGCCGATGACACGAACCACTACCGCGTTGTTTATCAAACGATGACGTCGGCGCCATTGAGCTCCCAAGAACACACAGCGCAGTGGAACTCAAAGGAAGCAGCCATGATTCAGCGCCAGTTCATCGATGGACGGGTGAACGTGCTGTCGTGTTCCACGACGTTCGAGCTGGGTGTCGATGTCGGTGACCTTCAATCTGTGGTGATGCGGAATATGCCGCCGAAGACTGCGAACTACGTACAGCGCGCCGGGCGTGCCGGTCGGCGCGCCGCCTCTGCTGCTTTGGTGGTGACCTATGCCAATCGCCGCCCCCACGACTTGGCAAAGTTCCAGGACCCGGTCTCGATGATTGCCGGCCAGATGCGTATCCCGTGGGTTCCGGTCGACAACGCGAGAATCGCACGCCGACATGCCCATTCAATCGCTCTGGCCGCATACTTCCGGCATCGTGCGGAGCGCGACGACGCAACCTGGAAGCACGCCGGCCCGTTCTTCACATCATCGACCGCGGGAGAGGACTCTCCTGCGGCGCGCGTGCGGCACTTTCTCGACCCAGTACCCGACCAGGTTCACGAGGCGCTGCGAGCGGCACTGCCGCTGGAGGTCCAAGCAGAGATCGGTGTGCACGACGGAAGCTGGGTCCACGTGTTGGTGGAGCTGCTCGCCAGCGTCGAAGACGAGGTCAAGGCTGACGTCAAGTTCTACAATGAGCAGATCGACGAAGCAGGGCGCGAACGAAAGTTCAGACTTGCCGAGAAGCTGAAAGACACGCTGAACACGATCGAAAAGCGCGAACTGCTTGGTTTCTTGGCCAATAAGAACGTGTTGCCGAAGTACGGGTTCCCGGTCGACACCGTCGAACTGCGGACTCTGCACGCGACCGACTCGATCGGCCGCCGACTTGAACTAGGCCGTGATCTCGCTCTCGCGATTTACGAGTACGCACCCGGTAACCAGGTGGTCGCGGGTGGAAAGGTGTGGACTTCAGCGGGGTTGCGGAAAGTGCCGGGCCACAGATTGGTACCGCTGGAGTACCGAATCTGCGAGGTGTGTAAGCGGTTTGAGAGCGGCCACACTCTCGACGACTCCGCCTCTTGCCCCACCTGTAACAGCGCGTTCAAACCCACGCGCCGGCTGGTCAAGCCCGAGTTCGGATTCGTCGCGGAGCGCGAGAACCGCGATGTTGGCACTACACCGCCTGAAAGTCGTTGGCACGGTTCAAGCTATGTGGAGGACGCAGGTGAAGAGGTCGCGAGCTACACCTGGGCCGGAGCAGGCGGCATGAAGGTGACAGCGCGTGCGGGGATAAGGGCTCGGTTGGCTGTGCTGTCGGACGGTGGTGGTGGGGGCTTCATCGTGTGCGACTGGTGCGGATGGGCGGCCATGCCCCAGCGCGGCAGCAAGCGGCAGAAGCACCAGCGTCCGGAGGATGGACGCGACTGCGGTGGGCCGCTGGAGATTCTCTCTCTCGGACACCAATATCAGTCTGACGTTGCCGAATTTACGTTCGAGGGCGTGCACTTCCACAACGATGACGAGCCGGTGTGGCTGTCCGCGTTGTACGCACTGATTGAGGGTGCGTCGGAGGCGCTGGAGATCAGCCGGGACGACATCGGGGGGACTCTCGCGTGGAGTGCGGATCTGCGCCGGAGCATCGTGCTCTACGACACCGTGCCGGGAGGCGCCGGAGCGGCCAAGGTCATCGCGGCAAACATCGGTCCTGTGCTGAAGAACGCAGTGGAGAGACTCAACAACTGCGACTGCGGCCTGGAGACATCGTGTTACGGATGTCTAAGGACATACCGGAATGCGAAGGAACACGAACAGCTTTCGCGAGGTGCCGCGCTCCAGCTACTGGGTGAGGTGGTGTAG
- a CDS encoding DUF262 domain-containing protein yields MIKSVGNDPVYKLLSSEDTVIYQIPKYQREYAWSRQQWDELFDDLLEEEDPSAGHFLGTIICINRTSNTTKENVLELVDGQQRMTTVSILMAAIYKFLNDHIDQLDADEHTELNNLRRQLILKDPIRLRVRPQIQNSNYDDYLHVLKSSGLDVKAPPVKFLGNRRIMKAYNHFGSRIEKQAGSKLSVKPILDLLTRVKRAILVKLEVESTSDAFTLFESLNNRGMQLTPIDIIKNSLLAAADKKRHSSFTADHVFDQWNELLSDLGDDYQTQERFFRHYYNAFKDELPTVSKAPIATRSNLIRIYEKLISTDVENRLADILYCGGVYRRIIGNLDADEQKNDLDEAFADLARVQGAPSEALLLYLMTYRNDLHLNDKQLTTITETLTSFFVRRNLTGDPATNALQRLFMSIIAEASEMSGQAIVDSVRRRLRKVASNDTTFYAKLVGPLYNENAVVTRYILIALARESMTTETFTDLWEREGKHFKWTIEHILPQGPGLPKEWIAMLGGADVAAAIQQQHVHRLGNLTITGYNSTLGNRSFQFKKNRKDSKGNFVGFKNRLPLNDDVVQATEWTATEIEARTEKLAKLVLKLFPL; encoded by the coding sequence ATGATCAAGTCCGTCGGTAACGACCCGGTGTACAAGCTGCTCAGCTCGGAGGACACCGTGATCTACCAGATACCAAAATACCAACGCGAGTATGCCTGGTCGCGACAGCAGTGGGATGAACTCTTCGATGACCTGCTCGAGGAGGAAGACCCAAGCGCCGGGCACTTCCTGGGCACCATCATCTGCATTAACCGCACCTCAAACACCACCAAAGAGAACGTGCTCGAACTGGTCGACGGCCAGCAGCGGATGACGACCGTATCGATTCTCATGGCGGCGATCTATAAGTTCTTGAACGACCACATCGACCAACTCGACGCTGACGAGCACACCGAGCTCAACAACCTTCGGCGACAACTGATCCTGAAGGACCCCATTCGCCTCCGGGTTCGTCCACAGATCCAGAACTCTAACTACGACGACTATCTACACGTCCTCAAAAGCAGCGGCTTGGACGTCAAGGCGCCTCCGGTCAAGTTCCTCGGCAACCGACGCATCATGAAGGCCTACAACCATTTCGGCAGCCGTATCGAGAAGCAGGCCGGGTCCAAGCTTTCGGTTAAGCCCATTCTCGATCTCCTCACGCGGGTCAAGCGGGCAATCCTTGTCAAGCTCGAAGTTGAGAGCACCTCCGACGCGTTCACACTGTTCGAGTCGCTGAACAACCGCGGCATGCAGCTCACCCCGATTGACATCATCAAGAACTCGCTGCTCGCGGCGGCAGATAAAAAGCGCCACAGCAGTTTTACCGCCGACCACGTGTTCGATCAGTGGAATGAGCTTCTCAGCGACCTAGGCGACGACTACCAAACGCAAGAGAGATTCTTCCGGCACTACTACAACGCATTCAAAGACGAACTTCCTACGGTATCGAAAGCACCGATCGCCACCCGATCGAACCTCATCCGGATCTACGAGAAGCTCATATCTACCGACGTCGAGAACCGACTGGCGGACATCCTCTACTGTGGCGGGGTCTACCGGCGCATCATTGGCAATCTGGACGCCGACGAGCAGAAGAATGACCTCGACGAGGCCTTCGCTGATTTGGCACGGGTTCAGGGCGCACCTTCCGAAGCGCTACTCCTGTATTTGATGACGTATCGAAATGACTTGCACTTAAACGACAAACAGCTCACTACGATCACAGAAACTTTAACCAGCTTTTTTGTCCGAAGAAACCTGACGGGCGATCCCGCGACCAACGCGCTGCAGCGACTCTTTATGTCCATCATTGCGGAAGCATCCGAAATGTCTGGCCAAGCGATCGTTGATTCAGTGCGCCGGCGCCTACGCAAGGTTGCGTCCAACGATACGACCTTCTACGCCAAGTTGGTGGGCCCGCTCTACAACGAGAATGCCGTCGTCACGCGATACATACTCATTGCACTAGCTCGGGAAAGCATGACCACCGAAACGTTCACCGATTTGTGGGAACGTGAAGGGAAGCACTTCAAGTGGACGATCGAGCACATACTGCCGCAAGGCCCCGGCCTGCCGAAGGAGTGGATCGCCATGCTGGGGGGTGCCGATGTCGCAGCGGCAATTCAGCAACAGCATGTTCACAGGCTGGGCAACCTCACCATTACGGGCTACAACAGCACTCTGGGCAATCGGTCGTTCCAGTTCAAGAAGAACCGAAAAGACAGCAAGGGCAACTTTGTGGGCTTCAAGAACCGACTACCGCTGAATGACGATGTCGTTCAGGCGACGGAATGGACTGCCACCGAGATCGAGGCCCGAACCGAGAAGCTGGCGAAGCTGGTCTTGAAGCTGTTCCCGCTCTAA
- a CDS encoding DEAD/DEAH box helicase: MDAFDQLHPGVQYHLANTLRWNGLRPTQAAAVEPVLASSDAVVLAPTAGGKTEAAMFPLLSRMATEDWQGLSVLYVCPLRALLNNLQPRIDGYCRWLGRSAAVWHGDVSQAQRQKILIERPDVLLTTPESLEAMLVSTKVDPRVLFSGLHAVVVDEIHAFAGDDRGWHLLAVLERLSRVAARPLQRIGLSATVGNPDELLSWLQGSFHSRTSTVVAPAVETPAAPEITVDYVGSLTNAATVIASLHAGEKRLVFVDSRRQAEELGAALREAGIETYISHSSLSAAERRRSEAAFADARDTVIVATSTLELGIDVGDLDRVIQINSTRTVASFLQRLGRTGRRPDSSRNCLFLCLDDEAVLLASGMLQRWSRGWVEPVTPPPHPRHIAAQQLLALCLQQHRIGATEWSTWWGDLPVFDSSAPEILEFLLAEGYFETDGPFLHIGPEAERRFGRRYFSDLTAVFTAPPEFIVLAGRVEVGTIGTDLLTENVDGPRLLLLGGRSWKVTHVDWERRRCFVDPVDGGGKAKWSGVPGGLSYEVTRGMREVLLGSAPGVTFTTRAVNVLADLRSSYSDSVSADRLVVRLPDDSTGRWWTWAGTKANRTLQASLPAVVDPRQRIDEKSVRLLPGVSVQELSSALADVQWRSPNVDTNALRGLKFSSALPEALAKETLSARLGDVANAAIVMAESRAVFR, from the coding sequence ATGGACGCCTTCGATCAGCTACATCCCGGGGTGCAATACCACCTAGCCAACACATTGCGGTGGAACGGATTACGGCCCACCCAGGCTGCTGCTGTGGAACCAGTCTTGGCAAGCTCCGATGCTGTGGTGTTGGCACCCACCGCCGGCGGAAAAACCGAGGCCGCGATGTTTCCGCTGCTGTCCCGAATGGCCACCGAAGACTGGCAGGGCCTGTCAGTGCTGTACGTGTGTCCCCTGCGGGCGCTGCTGAACAACCTGCAGCCCCGCATCGATGGCTACTGCCGCTGGCTGGGCCGCTCGGCCGCGGTGTGGCACGGCGACGTCAGCCAGGCGCAGCGCCAGAAGATTCTTATTGAACGCCCGGATGTGCTGCTGACCACCCCGGAATCGCTGGAGGCCATGCTGGTGTCCACCAAGGTCGATCCCCGGGTGCTGTTCTCCGGGTTGCACGCCGTGGTGGTCGACGAGATCCACGCGTTCGCCGGGGACGACCGCGGCTGGCATCTGCTCGCGGTACTGGAGCGGCTGTCGCGGGTGGCGGCACGACCGCTGCAGCGGATCGGGCTGTCGGCCACGGTCGGCAACCCCGACGAGTTGCTGTCATGGCTGCAAGGCAGCTTCCACTCCCGCACCAGTACGGTCGTGGCGCCCGCGGTGGAAACCCCGGCCGCACCGGAAATCACGGTCGACTACGTCGGCTCACTCACCAACGCGGCCACCGTGATTGCGTCCCTGCACGCGGGCGAGAAGCGGTTGGTGTTCGTCGACAGCCGGCGCCAGGCCGAGGAACTCGGTGCTGCGCTGCGCGAGGCCGGCATCGAGACATACATCTCGCACTCGTCGCTGTCGGCAGCGGAGCGGCGCCGCTCCGAGGCGGCGTTCGCCGATGCTCGTGACACCGTCATCGTCGCGACCTCGACGCTGGAGCTCGGCATCGACGTCGGCGACCTGGACCGCGTCATCCAGATCAACTCCACCCGCACGGTGGCGTCGTTCCTGCAACGACTGGGGCGCACCGGGCGCCGCCCCGATTCCTCGCGCAACTGTCTGTTCCTCTGCCTGGACGACGAGGCTGTGCTGCTGGCCTCCGGGATGCTGCAGCGATGGTCGCGGGGTTGGGTGGAGCCGGTCACCCCTCCCCCGCATCCGCGGCACATCGCGGCTCAGCAGTTGCTGGCGTTGTGCCTGCAGCAGCACCGGATCGGCGCCACGGAGTGGTCGACGTGGTGGGGGGACCTGCCGGTCTTCGACTCATCGGCGCCGGAGATTCTCGAATTCCTTCTCGCTGAGGGTTATTTCGAGACTGATGGGCCCTTTCTCCACATCGGCCCGGAGGCTGAGCGGAGATTCGGACGCCGCTACTTCTCCGACCTGACCGCGGTGTTCACCGCGCCGCCGGAGTTCATCGTGCTGGCCGGACGGGTCGAGGTCGGCACCATCGGCACCGACCTGCTGACCGAAAATGTTGACGGGCCTCGGCTGCTGCTGCTCGGCGGGCGGTCGTGGAAGGTGACGCATGTCGACTGGGAGCGGCGACGCTGCTTCGTGGATCCCGTCGACGGGGGCGGCAAGGCGAAGTGGTCGGGAGTGCCGGGCGGTCTGTCCTATGAGGTGACGCGCGGCATGCGCGAGGTGCTATTGGGGTCAGCGCCTGGGGTGACGTTTACGACCCGTGCCGTTAATGTCCTGGCGGATTTACGTTCGTCATACTCCGATTCGGTTTCTGCGGATCGTCTGGTAGTGCGGCTACCCGACGATTCAACGGGACGCTGGTGGACCTGGGCCGGCACCAAGGCCAACCGGACGCTGCAGGCCTCGTTGCCGGCCGTAGTGGACCCGCGCCAGCGCATCGACGAGAAGTCGGTGCGGTTGCTGCCCGGGGTGTCGGTGCAGGAGCTGTCTTCGGCACTGGCCGATGTGCAGTGGCGCTCGCCCAACGTGGACACGAATGCGTTGCGGGGGTTGAAGTTCTCGTCGGCGTTGCCGGAAGCATTGGCCAAAGAGACGTTGAGCGCCCGCCTAGGGGATGTGGCGAATGCCGCGATAGTGATGGCGGAATCACGGGCGGTCTTCAGGTAA
- the brxD gene encoding BREX system ATP-binding protein BrxD → MTVSARRRREILDALRRGTVPSNGLDQLAVGLGRFEAELDNELDVVAAGGAVFKAVRGEYGSGKTFFARWLGDRAMKKGFAVAEVQINEIDTPLHKLETVYRRSIESLRTASVPPSALRPILDAWLFTIDDDARQQHVDVDVLLERRLADVAARAPVFPMAIRAYRRFVADGDHDGADALVAWLGGQPHVAAAVKRKAGIKGDLDHYLALGFLRGLLAILADAGHPGLLLVLDEVETLQRIRSDARAKALNALRQLIDEVHDGHFPGLYLLITGTPAFYEGRQGIPLLPPLADRLHTEFAKDPRFDNPRAPQLRLTGFDPARLVELGGRVRDLYLAGISDPARVASVADDTFLEQFAAAVAGELGGRMGIAPRLFLRKLVDVLDKIEQFPDFDPYSDYEVKIAPAELSDAERAALTADDVPLDL, encoded by the coding sequence GTGACGGTGTCCGCGCGACGGCGCCGCGAAATCCTCGACGCGCTGCGCCGCGGCACCGTGCCGTCCAACGGTCTGGACCAGTTGGCTGTCGGGCTGGGCCGCTTCGAAGCCGAACTGGACAACGAACTCGATGTCGTCGCCGCCGGCGGTGCGGTGTTCAAGGCGGTTCGGGGTGAATATGGTTCTGGTAAGACGTTTTTCGCGCGCTGGCTGGGCGACCGCGCGATGAAGAAGGGTTTCGCCGTCGCCGAGGTGCAGATCAACGAGATCGACACCCCGCTGCACAAGCTGGAGACGGTGTACCGGCGCAGCATCGAATCGCTGCGCACCGCATCGGTGCCGCCCAGCGCACTGCGCCCCATCCTGGACGCCTGGCTGTTCACCATCGACGACGATGCCCGCCAACAGCACGTCGACGTCGACGTGCTGCTGGAGCGGCGCCTGGCCGACGTCGCCGCCCGCGCCCCGGTGTTCCCGATGGCGATCCGGGCCTACCGCCGCTTCGTCGCAGACGGTGATCACGACGGCGCCGACGCGCTGGTGGCGTGGCTCGGCGGGCAACCGCACGTGGCGGCCGCGGTCAAACGCAAGGCCGGCATCAAGGGCGATCTGGATCACTATCTTGCGCTGGGATTCCTGCGCGGTCTGCTGGCGATCCTGGCCGATGCCGGCCACCCGGGCCTGCTTCTGGTGCTCGACGAGGTCGAGACGCTGCAGCGGATCCGCAGCGACGCCCGCGCCAAAGCGCTGAACGCGTTGCGGCAGTTGATCGACGAGGTGCACGACGGCCATTTCCCCGGCCTGTACCTGTTGATCACCGGAACCCCGGCCTTTTACGAAGGACGGCAAGGCATTCCGCTATTGCCGCCGCTGGCCGACCGGCTACACACCGAGTTCGCCAAAGATCCGCGCTTCGACAACCCACGGGCGCCGCAGCTGCGGCTGACAGGTTTCGACCCTGCACGCCTGGTCGAACTCGGCGGCCGGGTGCGCGATCTGTATCTCGCCGGGATCAGTGATCCCGCCCGGGTCGCCAGCGTGGCCGATGACACCTTCCTGGAACAGTTCGCCGCAGCAGTGGCCGGTGAACTCGGCGGCAGGATGGGCATTGCGCCACGGCTGTTCCTGCGCAAGCTGGTGGATGTGCTGGACAAGATCGAACAGTTCCCCGACTTCGACCCCTACTCTGACTACGAGGTCAAGATCGCCCCCGCCGAGCTGTCCGACGCCGAACGGGCCGCACTCACCGCGGACGACGTTCCGCTCGATCTGTGA